The following are from one region of the Sciurus carolinensis chromosome 5, mSciCar1.2, whole genome shotgun sequence genome:
- the Zswim8 gene encoding zinc finger SWIM domain-containing protein 8 isoform X2, producing MELMFAEWEDGERFSFEDSDRFEEDSLCSFISEAESLCQNWRGWRKQSAGPNSPTGGGGGGGSGGTRMRDGLVIPLVELSAKQVAFHIPFEVVEKVYPPVPEQLQLRIAFWSFPENEEDIRLYSCLANGSADEFQRGDQLFRMRAVKDPLQIGFHLSATVVPPQMVPPKGAYNVAVMFDRCRVTSCSCTCGAGAKWCTHVVALCLFRIHNASAVCLRAPVSESLSRLQRDQLQKFAQYLISELPQQILPTAQRLLDELLSSQSTAINTVCGAPDPTAGPSASDQSTWYLDESTLTDNIKKTLHKFCGPSPVVFSDVNSMYLSSTEPPAAAEWACLLRPLRGREPEGVWNLLSIVREMFKRRDSNAAPLLEILTDQCLTYEQITGWWYSVRTSASHSSASGHTGRSNGQSEVAAHACASMCDEMVTLWRLAVLDPALSPQRRRELCAQLRQWQLKVIENVKRGQHKKTLERLFPGFRPAVEACYFNWEEAYPLPGVTYSGTDRKLALCWARALPPRPSASRSGGLEESRDRPRPLPTEPAVRPKEPGPKRKGLGEGVPSSQRGPRRLSAEGGDKALHKLGSGGAKAKALGGAGSGGKGSTGSGSKRRLSSEDSSLEPDLAEMSLDDSSLALGAEASTFGGFLESPPPCPPPGVSRGPSTFLPEPPDTYEEDGGVYFSEGPELPTASVGPPGLLPGEVCTRDDLPSTDESGNGLPKTKEAAPAVGEEDDDYQAYYLNAQDGAGGEEEKAEGGAGEEHDLFAGLKPLEQESRMEVLFACAEALHAHGYSNEASRLTVELAQDLLANPPDLKVELPPAKGKKNKVSTSRQTWVATNTLTKAAFLLTVLSERPEHHNLAFRVGMFALELQRPPASTKALEVKLAYQESEVAALLKKIPLGPNEMSTMRCRAEELREGTLCDYRPVLPLMLASFIFDVLCAPVVSPTGSRPPSRNWSNEMPGDEELGFEAAVAALGMKTTVSEAEHPLLCEGTRREKGDLALALMITYKDDQAKLKKILDKLLDRESQTHKPQTLSSFYSSSRPATANQRSPSKHGGPSAPGVLQPLTSGSAGPTQPGNVAGAGPGPAEGFTEKNVPESSPHSPCEGLPPEAALTPRPEGKVPSRLALGSRGGYNGRGWGSPGRPKKKHTGMASIDSSAPETTSDSSPTLSRRPLRGGWAPTSWGRGQDSDSISSSSSDSLGSSSSSGSRRASASGGARTKTVEVGRYKGRRPESHAPHVPNQPSEAAAHFYFELAKTVLIKAGGNSSTSIFTHPSSSGGHQGPHRNLHLCAFEIGLYALGLHNFVSPNWLSRTYSSHVSWITGQAMEIGSAALTILVECWDGHLTPPEVASLADRASRARDSNMVRAAAELALSCLPHAHALNPNEIQRALVQCKEQDNLMLEKACMAVEEAAKGGGVYPEVLFEVAHQWFWLYEQTAGGSSTAREGATSCTATGIRAAGEAGRGLPEGRGGPGTEPVTVAAAAVTAAATVVPVISVGSSLYPGPGLGHGHSPGLHPYTALQPHLPCSPQYLTHPAHPAHPMPHMPRPAVFPVPSSAYPQGVHPAFLGAQYPYSVTPPSLAATAVSFPVPSMAPITVHPYHTEPGLPLPTSVALSSVHPASTFPAIQGASLPALTTQPSPLVSGGFPPPEEEVHSQPVNPHSLHHLHAAYRVGMLALEMLGRRAHNDHPNNFSRSPPYTDDVKWLLGLAAKLGDRHGDAAAAEPCSCPQPPACPGLPPTGAALPTSIHAVHPPPLDSPDPCRLRRLCECDPQCSQRLLPDTHGHDAVQRHPAEPQAQQTDQGAVAAGLARDDHLLSLSLAPLGPYTGTQAHGFGGPSHRGNESWLDRSSPLSSLVAQTGSCSWAVAWGQDVSDPRNLGLGETALSGRGRWVASGIYLAFINI from the exons ATGGAGCTGATGTTCGCGGAATGGGAGGATGGAGAGCGCTTCTCATTCGAGGATTCTGACCGCTTTGAGGAGGATTCACTCTGTTCCTTCATCTCCGAGGCGGAAAGCCTTTGCCAGAACTGGCGGGGATGGCGCAAACAGTCAGCGGGGCCCAATTCCCCCACTGGTGGCGGTGGCGGAGGTGGCAGTGGCGGTACCAGAATGCGAG ATGGACTGGTAATCCCATTGGTGGAGCTGTCGGCAAAGCAGGTGGCATTTCACATCCCATTTGAAGTGGTGGAGAAAGTTTACCCTCCAGTGCCTGAGCAACTCCAGCTCCGAATAGCTTTTTGGAGCTTCCCTGAGAATGAAGAAGACATTCG GCTGTATTCATGCTTGGCCAATGGCAGTGCAGATGAGTTCCAGCGGGGGGATCAGCTGTTCCGCATGAGGGCTGTAAAGGACCCACTGCAGATAG GATTCCATCTGAGTGCTACAGTGGTGCCACCTCAGATGGTTCCTCCAAAGGGGGCCTACAACGTGGCTGTGATGTTTGACCGCTGCCGGGTCACTTCCTGCAGCTGTACCTGTGGGGCTGGGGCCAAATGGTGCACTCACGTCGTGGCACTCTGTCTCTTCCGCATCCACAAC GCTTCTGCAGTCTGTCTGCGTGCCCCAGTCTCAGAGTCCTTGTCTCGACTGCAGAGGGACCAGCTGCAGAAGTTTGCTCAGTACCTCATCAGTGAGCTCCCTCAGCAG ATTCTCCCTACAGCTCAGCGTCTCCTGGATGAGCTCCTCTCCTCCCAGTCAACAGCCATCAATACAGTGTGTGGTGCCCCAG ATCCCACAGCAGGGCCCTCGGCTTCGGACCAGAGCACTTGGTATTTGGATGAGTCAACGCTGACCGACAACATCAAGAAGACATTGCACAAGTTCTGTGGTCCTTCCCCTGTGGTCTTCAG TGATGTGAACTCCATGTATCTGTCTTCCACGGAGCCCCCAGCTGCTGCTGAATGGGCATGTCTGCTGCGCCCTCTGAGGGGCCGTGAGCCAGAGGGTGTCTGGAACCTGCTTAGCATTGTGCGGGAGATGTTCAAGCGGAGGGATAGCAATGCTGCCCCTTTGCTGGAAATCCTTACTGACCAGTGCCTCACTTATGAACAG ATAACAGGTTGGTGGTACAGCGTGcgcacctcagcctcccacagcAGTGCCAGTGGGCACACAGGCCGTAGCAATGGGCAGTCAGAAGTGGCAGCTCATGCTTGTGCCAGCATGTGTGACGAGATGGTCACACTATGGAGACTGGCTGTGCTGGACCCTGCCCTCAGCCCCCAGCG CCGCCGGGAACTGTGTGCACAGTTGCGCCAGTGGCAGCTGAAGGTGATTGAGAATGTAAAGCGTGGACAACACAAGAAGACCCTGGAGCGGCTTTTTCCTGGCTTCCGACCGGCAGTGGAGGCCTGCTACTTTAACTGGGAAGAGGCCTACCCACTTCCTGGTGTCACCTACAGTGGCACTGACCGGAAGCTCGCTCTGTGCTGGGCCCGAGCCCTGCCCCCACGTCCAAGCGCCTCCCGTTCTGGGGGCCTGGAGGAATCCCGGGACAGGCCCCGACCTCTTCCTACTGAACCTGCTGTGCGGCCTAAGGAACCTGGGCCCAAGCGCAAGGGATTGGGTGAGGGGGTTCCCTCCTCACAGCGGGGTCCCCGCCGCCTCTCAGCTGAAGGGGGAGATAAGGCTCTGCATAAGTTGGGTTCAGGCGGGGCCAAAGCCAAGGCACTGGGTGGGGCTGGCAGTGGGGGCAAGGGCTCAACAGGCAGTGGGAGCAAGCGACGGCTGAGCAGTGAGGACAGCTCCCTGGAGCCAGATCTGGCAGAGATGAGCCTGGATGACAGCAGCCTGGCCCTGGGTGCAGAGGCCAGCACCTTTGGTGGATTCCTAGAGAGCCCTCCACCCTGTCCTCCCCCTGGTGTTTCCCGAGGCCCATCCACCTTCCTACCTGAGCCCCCAGATACTTACGAGGAAGATGGTGGTGTGTACTTCTCGGAAGGGCCTGAGCTTCCCACAGCCTCTGTTGGTCCTCCTggcctgctccctggggaggtcTGTACCCGGGATGACCTCCCTTCCACAGATGAGAGTGGCAATGGGCTTCCCAAAACCAAAGAGGCAGCCCCTGCAGTTGGAGAGGAGGATGATGACTACCAGGCGTATTACCTGAATGCCCAGGATGGGGCTGGGGGCGAGGAGGAGAAGGCCGAgggcggggctggggaggagcaCGACCTGTTTGCTGGGCTGAAGCCACTGGAACAGGAGAGCCGCATGGAG GTGTTATTTGCCTGTGCTGAGGCCCTGCATGCACATGGTTATAGCAATGAGGCCTCCCGCCTCACTGTGGAGCTTGCCCAGGACCTGCTAGCCAACCCACCCGACCTCAAGGTAGAGCTGCCCCCTGCCAAG GGCAAGAAGAATAAAGTATCCACAAGCCGTCAGACCTGGGTGGCTACCAACACCCTGACCAAGGCAGCCTTCCTGTTGACAGTGCTCAGTGAGCGTCCAGAGCACCACAACCTGGCCTTCCGAGTTGGCATGTTTGCCTTGGAGCTACAGCGGCCCCCAGCTTCTACCAAGGCCTTAGAG GTGAAGCTGGCATACCAAGAGTCTGAGGTGGCTGCCTTGCTCAAGAAAATTCCTCTGGGTCCCAATGAGATGAGTACCATGCGGTGCCGGGCAGAGGAGCTTCGGGAGGGGACACTCTGTGACTATCGGCCTGTGTTGCCTCTCATGTTGGCCAGTTTCATCTTTGATGTTCTCTGTGCTCCAG TGGTTTCTCCCACGGGTTCCCGGCCCCCAAGTCGCAACTGGAGCAATGAGATGCCTGGAGAtgaggagctgggatttgaaGCAGCAGTTGCTGCCTTGG GCATGAAGACAACAGTGAGCGAGGCAGAACATCCCCTCCTATGTGAAGGCACACGTCGGGAGAAGGGTGACCTGGCATTAGCACTCATGATCACTTACAAGGACGACCAGGCCAAGCTCAAGAAG ATCTTAGATAAACTCTTGGACCGAGAGAGCCAGACGCATAAGCCACAGACATTGAGCTCATTCTACTCATCTAGCCGCCCAGCTACAGCCAACCAGAGGTCTCCTTCAAAGCACGGGGGCCCATCTGCCCCAGGGGTCCTGCAGCCACTGACCTCAGGCTCTGCAGGGCCTACTCAGCCAGGGAATGTGGCAGGGGCTGGGCCAGGCCCTGCTGAGGGATTCACAGAGAAGAATGTGCCTG AAAGTTCCCCGCATTCCCCATGTGAGGGTCTCCCACCTGAGGCAGCTTTGACCCCAAGGCCAGAGGGAAAGGTTCCCAGCCGCCTGGCACTTGGCAGTCGTGGAGGCTACAATGGACGGGGCTGGGGCTCCCCAGGGCGGCCTAAGAAGAAGCATACAG GCATGGCCAGCATTGACAGCAGTGCCCCTGAAACAACATCGGATAGTTCCCCCACCTTAAGCCGGAGGCCACTTCGTGGGGGCTGGGCCCCCACCTCCTGGGGTCGAGGACAAGACAGTGACAGCATTAGCAGCTCTTCCTCGGACTCCCTGGGCTCCTCGTCCTCCAGTGGAAGTCGCCGGGCCAGTGCCAGTGGAGGGGCCCGGACAAAGACAGTTGAAGTTGGCAG GTACAAGGGCCGCCGCCCCGAGAGTCATGCCCCCCATGTACCCAATCAGCCATCAGAGGCAGCTGCACACTTCTACTTCGAGCTGGCGAAGACAGTGCTGATCAAGGCAGGGGGCAACAGCAGCACTTCCATTTTCACACATCCATCTTCCTCAGGGGGCCACCAGGGTCCTCACCGCAACCTGCACCTTTGCGCCTTCGAGATTGGGCTTTATGCCCTTGGCCTGCACAACTTTGTTTCTCCCAACTGGCTGTCACGTACCTATTCTTCCCACGTCTCCTGGATTACAG GGCAGGCAATGGAGATTGGCAGTGCAGCCCTGACTATACTGGTAGAATGCTGGGATGGGCACCTGACTCCCCCTGAGGTTGCATCCCTGGCTGACAGAGCATCACGGGCACGAGACTCCAATATGGTGCGGGCAGCGGCAGAGCTGGCCTTAAGCTGCCTGCCTCATGCCCATGCATTGAACCCCAATGAAATCCAGCGGGCCCTGGTGCAGTGCAAGGAGCAG GATAACCTGATGTTGGAGAAGGCCTGCATGGCAGTGGAAGAGGCGGCTAAGGGTGGGGGCGTGTACCCCGAAGTGTTGTTTGAGGTTGCTCACCAGTGGTTCTGGCTATATGAGCAAACAGCAGGTGGCTCATCCACAGCCCGTGAAGGGGCTACAAGCTGTACTGCCACTGGGATcagggcagctggggaggctgggcgGGGGCTGCCTGAGGGCAGGGGGGGCCCAGGGACTGAACCTGTtacagtggcagcagcagcagtgacAGCAGCAGCCACAGTGGTTCCAGTCATTTCAGTGGGGTCCAGTTTATATCCAGGTCCAGGACTGGGGCATGGTCACTCCCCTGGCCTGCACCCCTACACTGCTTTACAGCCCCACCTGCCCTGTAGCCCTCAGTACCTCACCCACCCAGCTCACCCCGCCCATCCCATGCCTCATATGCCCCGGCCTGCCGTCTtccctgtgcccagctctgcATACCCACAG GGTGTGCATCCTGCATTCCTGGGGGCACAGTACCCTTACTCAGTGACACCTCCCTCACTTGCTGCCACTGCTGTGTCTTTCCCTGTCCCTTCCATGGCACCCATCACAGTCCATCCCTACCACACAGAGCCAGGGCTTCCACTGCCCACCAGTGTGGCCT TGAGCAGTGTCCATCCAGCATCCACATTTCCAGCCATCCAGGGTGCCTCACTGCCTGCCCTGACCACACAGCCCAGCCCTTTGGTTAGTGGGGGCTTTCCACCACCTGAAGAGGAGGTGCACAGTCAACCTGTCAATCCACACAGCCTGCACCACCTGCATGCTGCCTACCGTGTTG GAATGCTGGCACTGGAGATGCTGGGTCGCCGGGCACACAACGATCACCCCAACAACTTCTCCCGCTCCCCCCCCTACACTGATGATGTCAAATGGTTGCTGGGGCTGGCAGCAAAGCTGG GAGATCGTCATGGAGACGCTGCAGCGGCTGAGCCCTGCTCATGCCCACAACCACCTGCGTGCCCCGGCCTTCCACCAACTGGTGCAGCGCTGCCAACAAGCATACATGCAG TACATCCACCACCGCTTGATTCACCTGACCCCTGCCGACTACGACGACTTTGTGAATGCGATCCGCAGTGCTCGCAGCGCCTTCTGCCTGACACCCATGGGCATGATGCAGTTCAACGACATCCTGCAGAACCTCAAGCGCAGCAAACAGACCAAGGAGCTGTGGCAGCGGGTCTCGCTCGAGATGACCACCTTCTCTCCCTGAGTCTGGCCCCCTTAGGGCCCTATACAGGGACACAGGCCCATGGCTTTGGGGGCCCCTCACACAGAGGGAATGAATCTTGGCTGGACAGATCATCTCCACTCAGTTCCCTGGTAGCCCAGACTGGCAGCTGCTCTTGGGCTGTAGCTTGGGGCCAAGATGTCTCAGACCCTAGAAACCTAGGGCTGGGGGAGACGGCCCTATCTGGGAGGGGGCGTTGGGTGGCCTCTGGTATTTATTtggcatttataaatatataa
- the Zswim8 gene encoding zinc finger SWIM domain-containing protein 8 isoform X3, which produces MELMFAEWEDGERFSFEDSDRFEEDSLCSFISEAESLCQNWRGWRKQSAGPNSPTGGGGGGGSGGTRMRDGLVIPLVELSAKQVAFHIPFEVVEKVYPPVPEQLQLRIAFWSFPENEEDIRLYSCLANGSADEFQRGDQLFRMRAVKDPLQIGFHLSATVVPPQMVPPKGAYNVAVMFDRCRVTSCSCTCGAGAKWCTHVVALCLFRIHNASAVCLRAPVSESLSRLQRDQLQKFAQYLISELPQQILPTAQRLLDELLSSQSTAINTVCGAPDPTAGPSASDQSTWYLDESTLTDNIKKTLHKFCGPSPVVFSDVNSMYLSSTEPPAAAEWACLLRPLRGREPEGVWNLLSIVREMFKRRDSNAAPLLEILTDQCLTYEQITGWWYSVRTSASHSSASGHTGRSNGQSEVAAHACASMCDEMVTLWRLAVLDPALSPQRRRELCAQLRQWQLKVIENVKRGQHKKTLERLFPGFRPAVEACYFNWEEAYPLPGVTYSGTDRKLALCWARALPPRPSASRSGGLEESRDRPRPLPTEPAVRPKEPGPKRKGLGEGVPSSQRGPRRLSAEGGDKALHKLGSGGAKAKALGGAGSGGKGSTGSGSKRRLSSEDSSLEPDLAEMSLDDSSLALGAEASTFGGFLESPPPCPPPGVSRGPSTFLPEPPDTYEEDGGVYFSEGPELPTASVGPPGLLPGEVCTRDDLPSTDESGNGLPKTKEAAPAVGEEDDDYQAYYLNAQDGAGGEEEKAEGGAGEEHDLFAGLKPLEQESRMEVLFACAEALHAHGYSNEASRLTVELAQDLLANPPDLKVELPPAKGKKNKVSTSRQTWVATNTLTKAAFLLTVLSERPEHHNLAFRVGMFALELQRPPASTKALEVKLAYQESEVAALLKKIPLGPNEMSTMRCRAEELREGTLCDYRPVLPLMLASFIFDVLCAPVVSPTGSRPPSRNWSNEMPGDEELGFEAAVAALGMKTTVSEAEHPLLCEGTRREKGDLALALMITYKDDQAKLKKILDKLLDRESQTHKPQTLSSFYSSSRPATANQRSPSKHGGPSAPGVLQPLTSGSAGPTQPGNVAGAGPGPAEGFTEKNVPESSPHSPCEGLPPEAALTPRPEGKVPSRLALGSRGGYNGRGWGSPGRPKKKHTGMASIDSSAPETTSDSSPTLSRRPLRGGWAPTSWGRGQDSDSISSSSSDSLGSSSSSGSRRASASGGARTKTVEVGRYKGRRPESHAPHVPNQPSEAAAHFYFELAKTVLIKAGGNSSTSIFTHPSSSGGHQGPHRNLHLCAFEIGLYALGLHNFVSPNWLSRTYSSHVSWITGQAMEIGSAALTILVECWDGHLTPPEVASLADRASRARDSNMVRAAAELALSCLPHAHALNPNEIQRALVQCKEQDNLMLEKACMAVEEAAKGGGVYPEVLFEVAHQWFWLYEQTAGGSSTAREGATSCTATGIRAAGEAGRGLPEGRGGPGTEPVTVAAAAVTAAATVVPVISVGSSLYPGPGLGHGHSPGLHPYTALQPHLPCSPQYLTHPAHPAHPMPHMPRPAVFPVPSSAYPQGVHPAFLGAQYPYSVTPPSLAATAVSFPVPSMAPITVHPYHTEPGLPLPTSVACELWGQGTVSSVHPASTFPAIQGASLPALTTQPSPLVSGGFPPPEEEVHSQPVNPHSLHHLHAAYRVGMLALEMLGRRAHNDHPNNFSRSPPYTDDVKWLLGLAAKLGVNYVHQFCVGAAKGVLSPFVLQEIVMETLQRLSPAHAHNHLRAPAFHQLVQRCQQAYMQYIHHRLIHLTPADYDDFVNAIRSARSAFCLTPMGMMQFNDILQNLKRSKQTKELWQRVSLEMTTFSP; this is translated from the exons ATGGAGCTGATGTTCGCGGAATGGGAGGATGGAGAGCGCTTCTCATTCGAGGATTCTGACCGCTTTGAGGAGGATTCACTCTGTTCCTTCATCTCCGAGGCGGAAAGCCTTTGCCAGAACTGGCGGGGATGGCGCAAACAGTCAGCGGGGCCCAATTCCCCCACTGGTGGCGGTGGCGGAGGTGGCAGTGGCGGTACCAGAATGCGAG ATGGACTGGTAATCCCATTGGTGGAGCTGTCGGCAAAGCAGGTGGCATTTCACATCCCATTTGAAGTGGTGGAGAAAGTTTACCCTCCAGTGCCTGAGCAACTCCAGCTCCGAATAGCTTTTTGGAGCTTCCCTGAGAATGAAGAAGACATTCG GCTGTATTCATGCTTGGCCAATGGCAGTGCAGATGAGTTCCAGCGGGGGGATCAGCTGTTCCGCATGAGGGCTGTAAAGGACCCACTGCAGATAG GATTCCATCTGAGTGCTACAGTGGTGCCACCTCAGATGGTTCCTCCAAAGGGGGCCTACAACGTGGCTGTGATGTTTGACCGCTGCCGGGTCACTTCCTGCAGCTGTACCTGTGGGGCTGGGGCCAAATGGTGCACTCACGTCGTGGCACTCTGTCTCTTCCGCATCCACAAC GCTTCTGCAGTCTGTCTGCGTGCCCCAGTCTCAGAGTCCTTGTCTCGACTGCAGAGGGACCAGCTGCAGAAGTTTGCTCAGTACCTCATCAGTGAGCTCCCTCAGCAG ATTCTCCCTACAGCTCAGCGTCTCCTGGATGAGCTCCTCTCCTCCCAGTCAACAGCCATCAATACAGTGTGTGGTGCCCCAG ATCCCACAGCAGGGCCCTCGGCTTCGGACCAGAGCACTTGGTATTTGGATGAGTCAACGCTGACCGACAACATCAAGAAGACATTGCACAAGTTCTGTGGTCCTTCCCCTGTGGTCTTCAG TGATGTGAACTCCATGTATCTGTCTTCCACGGAGCCCCCAGCTGCTGCTGAATGGGCATGTCTGCTGCGCCCTCTGAGGGGCCGTGAGCCAGAGGGTGTCTGGAACCTGCTTAGCATTGTGCGGGAGATGTTCAAGCGGAGGGATAGCAATGCTGCCCCTTTGCTGGAAATCCTTACTGACCAGTGCCTCACTTATGAACAG ATAACAGGTTGGTGGTACAGCGTGcgcacctcagcctcccacagcAGTGCCAGTGGGCACACAGGCCGTAGCAATGGGCAGTCAGAAGTGGCAGCTCATGCTTGTGCCAGCATGTGTGACGAGATGGTCACACTATGGAGACTGGCTGTGCTGGACCCTGCCCTCAGCCCCCAGCG CCGCCGGGAACTGTGTGCACAGTTGCGCCAGTGGCAGCTGAAGGTGATTGAGAATGTAAAGCGTGGACAACACAAGAAGACCCTGGAGCGGCTTTTTCCTGGCTTCCGACCGGCAGTGGAGGCCTGCTACTTTAACTGGGAAGAGGCCTACCCACTTCCTGGTGTCACCTACAGTGGCACTGACCGGAAGCTCGCTCTGTGCTGGGCCCGAGCCCTGCCCCCACGTCCAAGCGCCTCCCGTTCTGGGGGCCTGGAGGAATCCCGGGACAGGCCCCGACCTCTTCCTACTGAACCTGCTGTGCGGCCTAAGGAACCTGGGCCCAAGCGCAAGGGATTGGGTGAGGGGGTTCCCTCCTCACAGCGGGGTCCCCGCCGCCTCTCAGCTGAAGGGGGAGATAAGGCTCTGCATAAGTTGGGTTCAGGCGGGGCCAAAGCCAAGGCACTGGGTGGGGCTGGCAGTGGGGGCAAGGGCTCAACAGGCAGTGGGAGCAAGCGACGGCTGAGCAGTGAGGACAGCTCCCTGGAGCCAGATCTGGCAGAGATGAGCCTGGATGACAGCAGCCTGGCCCTGGGTGCAGAGGCCAGCACCTTTGGTGGATTCCTAGAGAGCCCTCCACCCTGTCCTCCCCCTGGTGTTTCCCGAGGCCCATCCACCTTCCTACCTGAGCCCCCAGATACTTACGAGGAAGATGGTGGTGTGTACTTCTCGGAAGGGCCTGAGCTTCCCACAGCCTCTGTTGGTCCTCCTggcctgctccctggggaggtcTGTACCCGGGATGACCTCCCTTCCACAGATGAGAGTGGCAATGGGCTTCCCAAAACCAAAGAGGCAGCCCCTGCAGTTGGAGAGGAGGATGATGACTACCAGGCGTATTACCTGAATGCCCAGGATGGGGCTGGGGGCGAGGAGGAGAAGGCCGAgggcggggctggggaggagcaCGACCTGTTTGCTGGGCTGAAGCCACTGGAACAGGAGAGCCGCATGGAG GTGTTATTTGCCTGTGCTGAGGCCCTGCATGCACATGGTTATAGCAATGAGGCCTCCCGCCTCACTGTGGAGCTTGCCCAGGACCTGCTAGCCAACCCACCCGACCTCAAGGTAGAGCTGCCCCCTGCCAAG GGCAAGAAGAATAAAGTATCCACAAGCCGTCAGACCTGGGTGGCTACCAACACCCTGACCAAGGCAGCCTTCCTGTTGACAGTGCTCAGTGAGCGTCCAGAGCACCACAACCTGGCCTTCCGAGTTGGCATGTTTGCCTTGGAGCTACAGCGGCCCCCAGCTTCTACCAAGGCCTTAGAG GTGAAGCTGGCATACCAAGAGTCTGAGGTGGCTGCCTTGCTCAAGAAAATTCCTCTGGGTCCCAATGAGATGAGTACCATGCGGTGCCGGGCAGAGGAGCTTCGGGAGGGGACACTCTGTGACTATCGGCCTGTGTTGCCTCTCATGTTGGCCAGTTTCATCTTTGATGTTCTCTGTGCTCCAG TGGTTTCTCCCACGGGTTCCCGGCCCCCAAGTCGCAACTGGAGCAATGAGATGCCTGGAGAtgaggagctgggatttgaaGCAGCAGTTGCTGCCTTGG GCATGAAGACAACAGTGAGCGAGGCAGAACATCCCCTCCTATGTGAAGGCACACGTCGGGAGAAGGGTGACCTGGCATTAGCACTCATGATCACTTACAAGGACGACCAGGCCAAGCTCAAGAAG ATCTTAGATAAACTCTTGGACCGAGAGAGCCAGACGCATAAGCCACAGACATTGAGCTCATTCTACTCATCTAGCCGCCCAGCTACAGCCAACCAGAGGTCTCCTTCAAAGCACGGGGGCCCATCTGCCCCAGGGGTCCTGCAGCCACTGACCTCAGGCTCTGCAGGGCCTACTCAGCCAGGGAATGTGGCAGGGGCTGGGCCAGGCCCTGCTGAGGGATTCACAGAGAAGAATGTGCCTG AAAGTTCCCCGCATTCCCCATGTGAGGGTCTCCCACCTGAGGCAGCTTTGACCCCAAGGCCAGAGGGAAAGGTTCCCAGCCGCCTGGCACTTGGCAGTCGTGGAGGCTACAATGGACGGGGCTGGGGCTCCCCAGGGCGGCCTAAGAAGAAGCATACAG GCATGGCCAGCATTGACAGCAGTGCCCCTGAAACAACATCGGATAGTTCCCCCACCTTAAGCCGGAGGCCACTTCGTGGGGGCTGGGCCCCCACCTCCTGGGGTCGAGGACAAGACAGTGACAGCATTAGCAGCTCTTCCTCGGACTCCCTGGGCTCCTCGTCCTCCAGTGGAAGTCGCCGGGCCAGTGCCAGTGGAGGGGCCCGGACAAAGACAGTTGAAGTTGGCAG GTACAAGGGCCGCCGCCCCGAGAGTCATGCCCCCCATGTACCCAATCAGCCATCAGAGGCAGCTGCACACTTCTACTTCGAGCTGGCGAAGACAGTGCTGATCAAGGCAGGGGGCAACAGCAGCACTTCCATTTTCACACATCCATCTTCCTCAGGGGGCCACCAGGGTCCTCACCGCAACCTGCACCTTTGCGCCTTCGAGATTGGGCTTTATGCCCTTGGCCTGCACAACTTTGTTTCTCCCAACTGGCTGTCACGTACCTATTCTTCCCACGTCTCCTGGATTACAG GGCAGGCAATGGAGATTGGCAGTGCAGCCCTGACTATACTGGTAGAATGCTGGGATGGGCACCTGACTCCCCCTGAGGTTGCATCCCTGGCTGACAGAGCATCACGGGCACGAGACTCCAATATGGTGCGGGCAGCGGCAGAGCTGGCCTTAAGCTGCCTGCCTCATGCCCATGCATTGAACCCCAATGAAATCCAGCGGGCCCTGGTGCAGTGCAAGGAGCAG GATAACCTGATGTTGGAGAAGGCCTGCATGGCAGTGGAAGAGGCGGCTAAGGGTGGGGGCGTGTACCCCGAAGTGTTGTTTGAGGTTGCTCACCAGTGGTTCTGGCTATATGAGCAAACAGCAGGTGGCTCATCCACAGCCCGTGAAGGGGCTACAAGCTGTACTGCCACTGGGATcagggcagctggggaggctgggcgGGGGCTGCCTGAGGGCAGGGGGGGCCCAGGGACTGAACCTGTtacagtggcagcagcagcagtgacAGCAGCAGCCACAGTGGTTCCAGTCATTTCAGTGGGGTCCAGTTTATATCCAGGTCCAGGACTGGGGCATGGTCACTCCCCTGGCCTGCACCCCTACACTGCTTTACAGCCCCACCTGCCCTGTAGCCCTCAGTACCTCACCCACCCAGCTCACCCCGCCCATCCCATGCCTCATATGCCCCGGCCTGCCGTCTtccctgtgcccagctctgcATACCCACAG GGTGTGCATCCTGCATTCCTGGGGGCACAGTACCCTTACTCAGTGACACCTCCCTCACTTGCTGCCACTGCTGTGTCTTTCCCTGTCCCTTCCATGGCACCCATCACAGTCCATCCCTACCACACAGAGCCAGGGCTTCCACTGCCCACCAGTGTGGCCTGTGAGTTGTGGGGACAGGGAACAG TGAGCAGTGTCCATCCAGCATCCACATTTCCAGCCATCCAGGGTGCCTCACTGCCTGCCCTGACCACACAGCCCAGCCCTTTGGTTAGTGGGGGCTTTCCACCACCTGAAGAGGAGGTGCACAGTCAACCTGTCAATCCACACAGCCTGCACCACCTGCATGCTGCCTACCGTGTTG GAATGCTGGCACTGGAGATGCTGGGTCGCCGGGCACACAACGATCACCCCAACAACTTCTCCCGCTCCCCCCCCTACACTGATGATGTCAAATGGTTGCTGGGGCTGGCAGCAAAGCTGG GAGTGAACTACGTGCACCAGTTCTGTGTGGGGGCAGCCAAGGGGGTGCTGAGCCCGTTTGTGCTGCAGGAGATCGTCATGGAGACGCTGCAGCGGCTGAGCCCTGCTCATGCCCACAACCACCTGCGTGCCCCGGCCTTCCACCAACTGGTGCAGCGCTGCCAACAAGCATACATGCAG TACATCCACCACCGCTTGATTCACCTGACCCCTGCCGACTACGACGACTTTGTGAATGCGATCCGCAGTGCTCGCAGCGCCTTCTGCCTGACACCCATGGGCATGATGCAGTTCAACGACATCCTGCAGAACCTCAAGCGCAGCAAACAGACCAAGGAGCTGTGGCAGCGGGTCTCGCTCGAGATGACCACCTTCTCTCCCTGA